One genomic window of Marinobacter adhaerens HP15 includes the following:
- a CDS encoding mechanosensitive ion channel family protein, with amino-acid sequence MLESFEAGFTAWLWPGSSAILAVAVTYIVYRLALAVFRHFSESRTVIRLFLDAAARALGVVFCLLTLVGSLAAAPADLPLISAIQQVATLLLILAITWAAVRLTSAIGEVIVALNPVLEGQWKRARKVETQTRFLVRALNILIVIIGLGAALMTFESVQHMGASLLASAGVGGLILGFAARPVLSNLLAGMQIALTQPFRIDDVLYVQGEWCWVEEVTATYVVLRVWDLRRLVVPLQWFIENPFQNWSRNTAELLGTVFIWVDYTMPVEPLRQEFTRLLNESGLWDGEFSSVQVTDSSDQAIQVRFLMSAANSSKNWDLRCAVREGMVTFIQEHYPAQLPRLRARMVEN; translated from the coding sequence ATGCTGGAATCGTTTGAAGCCGGTTTCACGGCTTGGTTGTGGCCGGGGTCTTCGGCGATTCTTGCGGTTGCGGTTACTTACATCGTTTACCGTCTGGCCCTCGCTGTGTTCCGGCATTTCTCAGAGTCCAGAACGGTCATCCGGCTGTTCCTGGATGCCGCTGCCCGGGCTTTGGGTGTCGTTTTCTGCCTGCTTACCCTGGTCGGTTCCCTGGCCGCCGCGCCAGCGGATCTGCCCCTGATCTCAGCCATTCAGCAGGTCGCCACCCTGCTGCTCATCCTTGCCATCACATGGGCGGCAGTCAGACTGACTTCGGCTATTGGCGAAGTCATTGTTGCGCTCAATCCGGTGCTGGAAGGGCAGTGGAAGCGAGCCCGCAAGGTCGAAACCCAGACCCGATTCCTGGTCCGCGCACTTAACATCCTCATCGTGATCATCGGTCTTGGCGCTGCCCTGATGACCTTTGAATCGGTTCAGCACATGGGCGCCAGCCTTCTCGCCTCCGCGGGTGTCGGTGGCCTGATTCTCGGTTTCGCGGCCCGTCCTGTGTTGAGCAACCTGCTGGCCGGCATGCAGATTGCCCTGACCCAACCCTTCCGTATAGACGACGTGCTGTATGTGCAGGGTGAGTGGTGCTGGGTGGAAGAAGTAACAGCCACCTATGTGGTCTTACGGGTCTGGGATCTGCGCCGCCTCGTAGTGCCACTGCAATGGTTTATCGAGAATCCGTTCCAGAACTGGTCCAGGAATACCGCAGAGCTGCTGGGAACAGTGTTTATCTGGGTCGACTACACCATGCCGGTTGAACCGCTCCGGCAGGAATTCACTCGTCTGCTCAATGAATCGGGGCTCTGGGATGGCGAATTTTCCTCAGTGCAGGTGACCGATTCCAGTGATCAGGCCATCCAGGTGCGTTTTTTGATGAGCGCCGCCAACTCCAGCAAGAACTGGGACCTGAGATGTGCGGTCCGGGAGGGCATGGTAACCTTCATTCAGGAACACTACCCGGCTCAGCTACCCAGGCTTCGGGCCCGGATGGTGGAAAACTGA
- a CDS encoding BCCT family transporter: MTAQSQSLPRARSGPLADSDPVVLVLTIGFILLFVGASIVDSGYVADLIGAGFAWTATYLGSFFQVLLLLTFFIAMGTALSRAGTARIGGLDRPEIGRFRWLSMIMCTLLAGGGVFFAAGEPVYHFVVTPPAFDTEAGSASAVAPAMAQSFTHWGFLAWAVLGSLTALVLTRAHYGQGKPLQPRTLLYPVFGEKVIQGRLGGVIDAFCVIAVVAGTVGPIGFLATQMSFGLHELFGVPDGYGTQLTVLVVLAGVYMTSAMTGLHKGIQLLSRFNVILALVIAGVIFVFGPTLFLANTYTQSMGEYVTSFFAMATMTAETAPAWWMKWWTVFFFAWFIGYTPLMAVFVARISRGRTVREMVLAVAVLAPIATTIWFTLLGGSGIYHQLAGTFDLTEALNNFRFDVATLTVAQALPGGTWMAAAILLLTTIFVATTGDSMSYSIAMVGAGHDEPNPWIRVFWGGAMALMAAILLYMGAGQIGVLQQFIVLTAIPVSLIILPSLWTGPKAALAMAREQGLV; this comes from the coding sequence ATGACCGCTCAATCCCAATCTCTCCCGCGAGCCCGAAGCGGGCCGCTTGCAGACAGTGATCCCGTTGTTCTCGTGCTCACGATCGGCTTCATACTTCTGTTCGTGGGTGCCTCGATCGTCGACAGCGGATACGTGGCCGACCTGATCGGAGCCGGGTTTGCGTGGACTGCAACCTATCTGGGCTCTTTTTTCCAGGTGCTGCTGCTACTCACGTTTTTCATCGCTATGGGAACAGCCCTGAGCCGGGCCGGCACTGCCAGAATCGGCGGACTGGATCGGCCGGAGATTGGTCGGTTTCGCTGGTTGTCGATGATTATGTGCACCCTGCTGGCCGGGGGCGGAGTGTTTTTCGCGGCCGGGGAACCGGTTTACCACTTCGTTGTCACACCGCCGGCCTTTGATACCGAAGCTGGCTCAGCCTCGGCCGTTGCTCCTGCAATGGCCCAGTCGTTCACGCACTGGGGTTTCCTGGCCTGGGCCGTGTTGGGCTCCCTTACAGCGCTGGTTCTGACCCGTGCCCATTACGGCCAGGGCAAACCCCTGCAGCCGAGAACCCTGTTATACCCGGTGTTTGGTGAGAAGGTCATTCAAGGGCGCCTTGGCGGTGTTATCGATGCCTTCTGTGTGATTGCCGTGGTAGCAGGGACGGTTGGCCCCATCGGATTTCTGGCCACTCAGATGAGTTTTGGATTGCATGAGCTGTTTGGCGTACCGGATGGATATGGCACCCAGTTGACCGTATTGGTGGTGCTGGCCGGCGTCTACATGACCTCTGCCATGACCGGACTGCACAAGGGCATTCAGTTGCTGAGCCGTTTCAACGTGATTCTGGCGCTCGTCATTGCCGGGGTTATCTTTGTCTTCGGGCCAACGCTGTTCCTGGCCAATACCTACACCCAGTCGATGGGCGAATACGTGACCTCGTTCTTTGCCATGGCAACCATGACCGCTGAAACTGCCCCTGCCTGGTGGATGAAATGGTGGACGGTGTTCTTCTTTGCCTGGTTCATTGGTTACACGCCGTTGATGGCGGTCTTCGTCGCCAGAATTTCCCGGGGCCGGACGGTTCGGGAAATGGTTCTGGCGGTTGCCGTTCTGGCGCCCATCGCGACCACCATCTGGTTCACACTGCTCGGTGGTTCCGGCATTTATCACCAGCTTGCCGGTACCTTCGACCTGACCGAAGCACTGAACAACTTCCGCTTTGATGTGGCCACACTGACCGTGGCGCAGGCCCTGCCCGGCGGCACCTGGATGGCGGCTGCGATTCTTTTGCTGACAACCATTTTCGTGGCCACCACCGGCGACTCCATGAGCTATTCCATTGCCATGGTCGGGGCAGGCCATGACGAACCGAACCCGTGGATCCGTGTCTTCTGGGGGGGTGCCATGGCATTGATGGCAGCGATTCTTCTGTACATGGGGGCGGGCCAGATCGGCGTGCTCCAGCAGTTTATTGTGCTGACGGCGATTCCGGTTTCACTGATCATCCTTCCCTCGCTCTGGACCGGGCCGAAAGCGGCCTTGGCAATGGCGCGTGAGCAAGGGCTGGTCTAG
- a CDS encoding multidrug effflux MFS transporter, giving the protein MSHLHLAILLGMTVALGPLALDAYLPAFPDIADGLGVDHGHVGLTLSAYVTTLGLAQLVGGPLSDRYGRKPVLFGGLLIFMAGAVMVSLADTLSDMVFWRIAQGIGGAFCAVSVPAIVRDEVSGQDAARLFGLIGLIMFIAPAAAPSLGSLMLALGEWHWIFLMLAGYAAFLVLTLQLALFPRLQPRTPTTTPIRSLVTNYLLVLKHKTTMRFIGIQVLCFSTMLLFITHSSFIYQEWYGLSNSTFALLFAANIAFMAALNLTNRPLLRRFSSVQLVRAQVIAQCLALVALVASVQFQGPLWLVAGCIIVAIGCQGGIVPNNMANAMEFFPNLSGTAAALLGASQFTIAGAVSTLSSVSGGQTLLSIAVSMLACSSGAVLLALGAPRAVALAKESGL; this is encoded by the coding sequence TTGTCGCATCTGCACCTGGCCATCCTGCTGGGCATGACCGTGGCGCTCGGGCCATTGGCACTTGATGCCTACCTGCCCGCTTTCCCGGACATTGCCGACGGTTTGGGCGTTGATCACGGGCACGTGGGGCTCACGCTCAGCGCCTATGTCACCACCCTGGGGCTTGCCCAGCTGGTGGGCGGCCCCCTGTCTGACCGATACGGTCGCAAACCGGTGCTTTTCGGTGGATTGCTGATTTTTATGGCAGGTGCAGTCATGGTATCGCTGGCTGACACTCTGTCCGACATGGTGTTCTGGCGGATCGCGCAGGGCATTGGTGGCGCTTTCTGTGCGGTGTCGGTTCCTGCGATTGTTCGCGACGAAGTCAGTGGACAGGACGCTGCCCGGCTGTTCGGGCTCATTGGCCTGATCATGTTCATAGCGCCCGCTGCGGCGCCGTCGCTGGGTTCACTGATGCTTGCACTGGGTGAGTGGCACTGGATATTCCTGATGCTGGCCGGCTATGCCGCGTTTCTTGTGCTAACTCTCCAACTGGCGCTTTTCCCAAGGCTTCAACCGCGCACACCGACAACCACGCCCATTCGCTCCCTGGTGACCAATTACCTGCTGGTGCTCAAACACAAAACCACCATGCGTTTTATCGGCATTCAGGTTCTGTGTTTCAGCACTATGCTCCTGTTCATCACCCACTCCTCATTTATCTATCAGGAATGGTACGGGCTCTCCAACAGCACCTTCGCCCTTCTGTTCGCCGCCAACATTGCGTTCATGGCTGCCCTGAATCTGACTAATCGTCCGCTGCTGAGGCGATTTTCCTCGGTGCAGTTGGTGCGTGCCCAGGTTATTGCACAATGCCTGGCTCTTGTGGCTCTGGTTGCCAGCGTGCAGTTCCAGGGGCCCCTCTGGCTGGTGGCAGGGTGCATCATCGTTGCCATCGGCTGCCAGGGCGGCATCGTGCCCAATAACATGGCCAACGCCATGGAGTTCTTTCCGAATCTCAGCGGCACTGCGGCGGCTCTTCTGGGCGCATCGCAGTTCACCATTGCCGGGGCAGTCAGCACCCTATCCTCTGTCTCTGGAGGCCAGACACTCCTGAGCATCGCAGTTTCAATGCTTGCCTGTTCATCGGGTGCCGTTCTTCTTGCACTGGGCGCGCCCCGAGCGGTAGCTTTGGCCAAAGAATCCGGCTTGTAA
- the ovoA gene encoding 5-histidylcysteine sulfoxide synthase, with protein sequence MTMPIPEVQSPSRALKPGVGLLRTPDLSVGSVEDKRAEIASYFTNTFDTYTRLFDCLAGDSGYFQKSIPLRHPLIFYLGHTATFFVNKLVLAKLLPERIDPHMESIFAVGVDEMSWDDLDEDHYDWPTVAEVLDYRAKVRATVLDLIETLPLSLPINWENPWWPIVMGVEHERIHLETSSVLIRQHDLSKVRPQPEWAPIRETGEAPENELFTVPAGTVSIGKSYDDAFYGWDNEYGEHEAQVDEFRASQYLVSNQEFLEFVEAGGYQEDRFWSEEGCAWRQFAMAKHPTFWRWQNGWHLRLMTEEVEMPWDWPVEVNYHEAKAFCEWKREQTGQPIRLPTEDEWYRLCAEAGIEEVGHDPAKANLHLDHGASSCPVTRFRHGQWFDVVGNVWQWTETPTYPFDNFKVHPLYDDFTTPTFDGQHNLIKGGSWISCGNEARMSARYAFRRHFFQHAGFRYIASENEAVQPNAYYESDRLLTEYAEFHFGDTWFGVENFPKALADLALDAMTGKPTGKALDLGCACGRSSFELARRFDEVEGVDFSANFIRLGVEMAEQGSIRYALAEEGELVSYHTRTLKELGLEECSDRVSFYQGDACNLKPQYSGYDLVLAANLIDRLYRPRRFLDSIHERINDGGLLVIASPYTWLEEHTPKEEWIGGFKKDGENHTTLDGLKEHLSQHFRLVSEPKKVPFVIRETQHKFQHTLSEVTIWERLPR encoded by the coding sequence ATGACAATGCCAATACCGGAAGTGCAGTCCCCCAGCCGAGCCCTCAAACCCGGAGTCGGCCTGCTTAGAACGCCGGATCTGAGTGTTGGGTCTGTGGAGGACAAACGCGCCGAAATTGCTTCCTACTTCACCAACACCTTTGATACCTACACGCGCCTCTTCGACTGCCTCGCCGGTGATTCGGGCTATTTCCAGAAATCGATTCCTCTGAGACACCCCCTCATTTTTTACCTCGGCCACACCGCAACTTTTTTCGTCAATAAACTGGTGCTGGCCAAACTCCTTCCAGAGCGCATCGACCCTCACATGGAGTCGATTTTCGCGGTGGGCGTTGATGAGATGAGCTGGGACGATCTGGACGAAGATCATTACGACTGGCCCACCGTTGCCGAGGTGCTGGATTACCGCGCTAAAGTTCGCGCAACTGTTCTGGACCTGATTGAAACACTCCCGCTCAGCCTGCCGATCAACTGGGAGAATCCCTGGTGGCCGATCGTTATGGGTGTTGAGCACGAACGCATCCACCTTGAGACCTCGTCCGTGCTGATCCGCCAGCACGACCTCTCAAAGGTGCGGCCGCAGCCAGAATGGGCACCGATTCGCGAGACCGGCGAAGCACCGGAAAACGAACTGTTCACCGTACCGGCTGGCACAGTTTCCATCGGCAAATCCTACGACGACGCCTTCTACGGCTGGGACAATGAGTACGGCGAACACGAGGCCCAGGTTGATGAGTTCAGGGCCAGTCAGTATCTCGTCAGCAACCAGGAATTCCTGGAGTTTGTTGAAGCCGGTGGTTACCAGGAGGATCGATTCTGGAGTGAGGAGGGTTGTGCCTGGCGGCAATTTGCCATGGCGAAGCATCCGACTTTCTGGCGCTGGCAGAACGGTTGGCATCTGCGCCTTATGACTGAAGAGGTCGAGATGCCCTGGGACTGGCCCGTCGAGGTGAACTACCACGAGGCCAAAGCCTTTTGTGAGTGGAAACGGGAGCAAACCGGCCAGCCAATCCGCCTGCCAACCGAGGACGAGTGGTACCGCCTGTGCGCCGAGGCCGGCATCGAAGAAGTGGGCCATGATCCCGCAAAGGCCAACCTGCATCTCGACCATGGAGCATCTTCTTGCCCGGTTACCCGGTTCCGGCATGGTCAGTGGTTCGACGTTGTTGGCAACGTCTGGCAATGGACGGAAACACCGACCTATCCGTTCGATAATTTCAAGGTTCATCCGCTGTACGACGATTTCACAACGCCGACGTTCGACGGGCAACACAACCTGATCAAGGGCGGTTCCTGGATTTCCTGCGGCAACGAAGCCCGAATGTCGGCTCGTTATGCGTTCCGCAGGCACTTCTTCCAGCATGCCGGCTTCCGCTACATCGCCTCCGAAAACGAGGCCGTGCAACCGAACGCCTACTATGAAAGCGACCGGTTGCTGACTGAATACGCGGAATTCCACTTCGGTGACACCTGGTTTGGTGTTGAGAACTTCCCCAAAGCCCTGGCGGATCTTGCCCTGGATGCGATGACGGGCAAGCCAACCGGAAAAGCCCTGGATCTGGGCTGTGCCTGCGGTCGGTCCAGTTTTGAATTGGCAAGGCGCTTTGACGAGGTGGAAGGTGTCGATTTCTCGGCCAACTTTATCAGGCTGGGCGTGGAGATGGCCGAGCAGGGCTCCATTCGCTATGCGCTGGCAGAGGAAGGTGAACTGGTCAGCTATCACACCCGGACACTCAAAGAGCTGGGTCTTGAGGAATGCTCAGATCGGGTAAGCTTCTACCAGGGCGATGCCTGTAACCTGAAACCGCAGTACTCGGGCTACGACCTTGTTCTGGCGGCCAACCTCATTGATCGCCTTTACCGCCCAAGGCGCTTCCTGGACAGCATTCACGAGCGCATTAACGACGGTGGCCTGTTGGTTATTGCCTCTCCCTACACCTGGCTGGAAGAACATACGCCCAAAGAAGAGTGGATTGGCGGTTTCAAGAAGGATGGTGAGAATCACACCACGCTGGATGGCCTGAAAGAACACCTCTCACAGCATTTCCGGTTAGTCAGTGAGCCGAAAAAGGTGCCTTTCGTTATCCGCGAAACCCAACACAAGTTCCAGCATACCCTGTCTGAAGTGACTATCTGGGAGCGCTTGCCGCGCTGA
- a CDS encoding ADP-ribosylglycohydrolase family protein: MSIDPVRNSRVTNALKTQFVADALAMPVHWYYNPMDIEKAFPGGVQKFEAAPEFHPSSIMSLHSTRRGGRRYGHNAEAEPQIVGEVILKGRDQFWNVPNVHYHHGMGAGENTLNAHCSRVLMRCLADGKGEYSSQAFLSAYIGFMTADPPAHPDTYAESYHRGFFANYAKGLPAQQCAMVTHDTPSIGGLVTIAALVFAERLRGRDVTGIQAHCRDHLALTHPDESLMRVCDRYVKLLCGLLEGPDDEGIKALLSEAGKGAGGLDVAGLVKRNLPDNQVVGRMYSPACYISDSWPVVLYLAYKYRNDPWLALRMNTNLGGDNVHRGIVLGALLGLTTGQVATNWFDQLVAHEAISEEITALISAASAPR; this comes from the coding sequence GTGAGCATTGATCCGGTGCGTAATTCTCGAGTCACGAACGCACTGAAAACACAGTTCGTTGCTGATGCCCTCGCCATGCCCGTCCACTGGTATTACAACCCCATGGACATTGAAAAGGCTTTTCCCGGCGGAGTCCAGAAATTCGAGGCCGCACCGGAGTTCCATCCTTCGTCGATCATGTCTTTGCACTCTACCCGCCGTGGTGGTCGCCGTTATGGTCATAATGCTGAGGCGGAGCCGCAAATTGTGGGCGAGGTTATCCTCAAGGGCCGCGACCAGTTCTGGAATGTGCCGAACGTTCATTATCATCATGGCATGGGTGCGGGAGAGAACACCCTGAATGCCCATTGCAGCCGCGTGCTCATGCGTTGCCTGGCGGACGGGAAAGGTGAATACAGTTCTCAGGCGTTTCTTTCGGCGTACATCGGCTTTATGACCGCCGATCCACCGGCGCATCCGGATACCTATGCTGAATCCTACCACCGAGGGTTTTTCGCCAATTATGCGAAGGGTTTACCGGCGCAGCAGTGTGCCATGGTTACCCACGATACGCCGTCTATCGGTGGCCTGGTGACGATTGCTGCACTGGTGTTTGCAGAGCGACTCCGTGGCAGGGACGTAACCGGTATTCAGGCCCATTGTCGGGACCATCTTGCGCTGACCCATCCGGATGAGAGCTTGATGAGGGTATGCGACCGCTACGTGAAACTGCTCTGTGGTCTGCTCGAAGGTCCCGATGACGAGGGTATCAAGGCGCTGCTTTCAGAGGCTGGCAAGGGTGCTGGCGGGCTGGATGTCGCCGGATTGGTCAAGCGGAACCTGCCCGACAACCAGGTCGTGGGCCGGATGTATTCGCCAGCGTGTTATATCTCAGACTCCTGGCCGGTCGTTCTTTACCTGGCCTACAAGTACCGGAACGATCCGTGGCTGGCGCTTCGCATGAACACCAACCTCGGTGGCGATAACGTTCACAGAGGCATCGTGCTGGGGGCGCTGTTGGGGCTGACGACTGGTCAAGTGGCCACCAACTGGTTCGATCAGTTGGTGGCCCACGAGGCGATCAGTGAGGAGATCACCGCGCTGATCAGCGCGGCAAGCGCTCCCAGATAG
- a CDS encoding GGDEF domain-containing protein gives MSDNPAGLVEDSSVYRTLLESTRAIPWKINWRTMQFEYIGPQIEALLGWPQDSWLTVDDWATRMHPEDRERVVNFCVSQSEAGVDHEADYRALTEGGEYVWLRDVVHVLRDDNGDVEALIGFMFDISERKKTEDELVALQKKLEEYSYKDGLTGVANRRMFDTVMNENWNHAIRHQSSLSVILLDIDNFKAYNDLNGHLQGDECLKRIATLLENAAQRPRDFVARFGGEEFVIVLPETDASAAISVAERCRQLLLEEQIPQGDSPNSKKVTISMGIGTVVPSRDDCIADFLDLVDQRLYKAKRDGRNRIVFD, from the coding sequence TTGAGTGACAACCCCGCTGGACTGGTTGAAGATAGCTCTGTTTACAGAACCTTATTGGAATCAACCAGAGCGATTCCCTGGAAAATCAACTGGCGAACCATGCAATTCGAATACATAGGGCCTCAGATTGAAGCCTTGCTCGGCTGGCCCCAGGACAGCTGGCTAACCGTAGACGATTGGGCCACCCGCATGCACCCCGAGGATCGGGAGCGGGTTGTCAATTTCTGCGTATCGCAATCCGAGGCCGGAGTCGATCATGAGGCGGACTATCGGGCCCTCACGGAGGGAGGGGAATACGTCTGGTTGCGGGATGTGGTGCATGTACTGCGTGACGATAACGGCGATGTCGAGGCTCTTATCGGCTTTATGTTCGACATCAGCGAGCGCAAGAAAACCGAGGACGAATTGGTCGCACTGCAGAAGAAACTGGAAGAGTACTCTTACAAGGATGGACTTACCGGCGTCGCAAACCGCCGAATGTTTGATACCGTCATGAACGAGAACTGGAACCACGCCATCCGACACCAGTCCTCTCTGTCAGTCATACTGCTCGATATCGACAATTTCAAAGCGTACAACGATCTGAACGGCCATTTGCAGGGCGATGAGTGTCTCAAACGAATCGCTACGCTACTGGAGAACGCGGCCCAACGTCCCCGCGACTTCGTGGCAAGGTTCGGTGGTGAGGAATTCGTAATCGTCTTGCCCGAAACGGACGCGTCAGCTGCCATCAGTGTGGCTGAACGTTGCCGTCAGTTACTCCTTGAGGAACAGATTCCCCAGGGGGACAGCCCGAACAGTAAAAAGGTTACGATCAGCATGGGAATAGGCACTGTGGTTCCCTCACGCGACGACTGCATCGCCGATTTCCTGGATCTGGTCGACCAGCGACTCTACAAAGCGAAGCGGGACGGCCGTAATCGCATTGTCTTCGATTAA
- a CDS encoding pseudoazurin codes for MKLTLKHTVAAVALALISGVAMAAEHVVEMKNSGADGAMVFEPGFVKAEPGDTVKFVLVDPAHNSVSVEVPEGAEGWQSAINEGITVTLNEEGVYVYKCTPHAALNMAGVIQVGEAVNYDSAKAAVDKLTAAAATNKDRLTGYFEKVQK; via the coding sequence ATGAAATTAACGCTTAAACACACCGTTGCTGCAGTCGCGCTCGCTCTGATTTCCGGCGTTGCGATGGCGGCGGAACACGTCGTTGAAATGAAGAATTCCGGCGCTGACGGCGCCATGGTTTTTGAACCGGGATTTGTGAAGGCCGAGCCTGGCGATACCGTCAAATTTGTTCTTGTCGATCCAGCACATAACTCCGTGTCCGTAGAGGTGCCTGAGGGTGCTGAAGGCTGGCAGAGTGCTATCAACGAAGGCATTACGGTAACGCTCAACGAAGAAGGGGTATATGTGTACAAATGCACTCCCCACGCTGCGCTGAACATGGCCGGTGTCATTCAGGTAGGCGAAGCGGTCAATTACGACTCTGCGAAAGCCGCCGTGGATAAGCTCACTGCAGCCGCTGCAACGAACAAGGACCGTCTGACCGGTTACTTTGAAAAAGTCCAGAAGTAA
- a CDS encoding demethoxyubiquinone hydroxylase family protein gives MMAELQIDGIHHQQLSQVGVSRQFEQELRCSHAGETGAVWIYRGILATRPQKELLDFATEHLASESEHLRFFNQLQCCYRPSLLLPLWRLAGFLTGLIPALMGKQAVFATIEAVETFVDLHYQEQIKTLSPHAWRESERAILAGFETCRLDEVHHRDEAGQYRSAEASLVLRLWTGLVGAGSKAAVQFARLI, from the coding sequence ATGATGGCGGAACTACAGATCGACGGCATACACCACCAGCAGCTCTCCCAGGTTGGAGTAAGCCGGCAGTTCGAGCAGGAGCTGCGCTGCAGTCATGCGGGAGAAACCGGTGCCGTGTGGATTTACCGGGGAATTCTGGCGACGCGACCCCAAAAAGAGCTGCTGGATTTCGCGACGGAGCACCTGGCCTCGGAGAGCGAGCATCTGCGCTTCTTTAACCAGCTTCAGTGCTGCTATCGCCCGAGCCTGCTGCTGCCACTGTGGCGCCTGGCCGGCTTTTTGACGGGGCTTATCCCGGCATTGATGGGAAAACAGGCGGTTTTCGCCACGATCGAAGCCGTGGAAACCTTTGTTGACCTGCACTACCAGGAGCAGATCAAAACGCTTTCTCCGCATGCATGGCGCGAGTCGGAGCGGGCTATACTTGCAGGATTCGAGACATGCCGGCTCGACGAAGTCCACCATCGTGACGAAGCCGGGCAATATCGATCCGCTGAGGCGAGTCTTGTTCTGAGGCTATGGACAGGGCTCGTGGGGGCCGGTTCCAAAGCGGCTGTCCAGTTTGCCCGACTGATTTGA
- a CDS encoding DNA-3-methyladenine glycosylase family protein — translation MQQKTITDETLRMGVDVLSERDPDLYEVRARLGYPPTWIREPGFASLVHIILEQQVSIKAAATMFQRLESHLEMVTPDSVRRAGESGLRNVGLTRQKSRYCVELANRIASGELDLSRLATLDDAEGRSHLLDIPGLGPWTVDIYYMMALGRPDVWPQGDLALASAIQDIKKLDARPTKNEQLAFAEQWGPWRAVAARMLWMHYLDARGQ, via the coding sequence ATGCAACAAAAGACGATCACTGACGAAACCTTGCGGATGGGCGTTGACGTCCTGTCTGAGAGAGATCCCGACCTTTACGAGGTGCGAGCCCGACTTGGATACCCGCCAACCTGGATTCGCGAACCCGGGTTTGCATCATTGGTCCACATCATTCTTGAACAACAGGTCTCGATCAAAGCCGCCGCCACCATGTTCCAGCGGCTAGAGTCCCACCTTGAAATGGTAACGCCTGATTCTGTGAGGCGCGCCGGCGAGTCCGGGCTCAGGAATGTCGGGCTCACACGGCAGAAATCCCGGTATTGTGTTGAGCTGGCCAATCGGATAGCGAGTGGTGAGCTGGACCTCTCCCGCCTCGCAACACTTGACGATGCCGAGGGCCGAAGCCACCTTTTGGATATACCCGGTTTGGGGCCCTGGACCGTCGACATCTATTACATGATGGCCTTGGGCAGGCCGGACGTCTGGCCCCAGGGCGATCTGGCACTGGCATCCGCAATACAGGACATCAAAAAGCTCGATGCCCGCCCGACAAAGAATGAGCAGCTGGCCTTTGCCGAACAATGGGGGCCGTGGCGCGCGGTAGCGGCTCGTATGCTCTGGATGCATTACCTGGACGCCCGAGGTCAGTGA
- a CDS encoding nucleoside deaminase — MIYETEMKHLARCVELASMAVDSGNPPFGSVLVDETGAVRYEGHNETAGGDETRHPEFEIARWAAANMTPDERAASTVYTSGEHCPMCAAAHGWVGLGRIVYASSSEQLSTWLDELHVAPPPVATLPINQVVPGVPTEGPFPALADAVRELHQRYALADRNKT, encoded by the coding sequence GTGATCTACGAAACTGAAATGAAACATCTTGCCCGCTGCGTGGAACTGGCTTCAATGGCCGTTGATAGCGGGAACCCGCCGTTTGGCTCTGTGCTGGTGGATGAGACCGGTGCCGTCAGGTACGAAGGACACAACGAAACCGCTGGCGGTGATGAGACCCGCCACCCGGAGTTTGAGATAGCCCGTTGGGCGGCTGCCAACATGACCCCGGACGAGCGAGCAGCTTCAACGGTCTATACCTCTGGCGAACACTGCCCGATGTGTGCGGCTGCCCATGGTTGGGTGGGGCTCGGCCGCATCGTCTACGCAAGCTCTTCAGAGCAGCTTTCAACCTGGCTGGATGAACTGCACGTGGCGCCACCGCCCGTTGCAACCCTGCCAATCAACCAAGTGGTTCCGGGCGTTCCCACCGAGGGCCCCTTCCCCGCGCTGGCAGACGCAGTGCGCGAGCTACACCAGCGTTATGCTTTGGCCGATCGAAACAAAACATAA